Part of the Centroberyx gerrardi isolate f3 chromosome 11, fCenGer3.hap1.cur.20231027, whole genome shotgun sequence genome is shown below.
TTTTCGGTTTGATCTTTACTATCATGTTCTTGCTTGCTTACATTGCTACTTTGAGACAAAAATATCTTAAATAGTAAGTTTATGTAGCCTAACATGGTAAACATCAATGCACAATGAGTGTTTGTCCTCTAGCACCATTCATTATATTGGTCACTGAGCTGCAGGAAGTAAGATGAACACGTAAATATGCAATATAGGACAACTAAGTGATTATTGCTTACAGGGTGAATTTTATTTACTTACACCTGACAGTATACAGAAGAGGACATACAGTCAGCTGGAGTGCCATTCATGTCACAATTGTGCGCATTAACTACCTTTTTGTTCGTTTTCTGTTTTGACATTAGCATCCATCTGACATTAGCATCCATCTGACATTTGCACCCATCTTTGGGATGAAGAGGAAGCTTTAGGGGGCAGTGGTGGGGGTTGATAGTGCAAGAGAAGTAGAAGTAACAGTAACTCAAGGTTTGCAAGTGAGGGGTCAGTAAGCTCTGAGTAAGCCTAAAGCTCAGACAGGATGTTGGAGGCCAGGCTGCAGGTCAGGCCGGTACCGTCAGGCTCCACGTTGATCTTCTTCACAACTCCATCCTCCACCAACATGGAATATCTGAAATACAGGATGAATTACACATTGATTTATAGCCATGCACTTAGAAGTAGTTAAAAGCCAGAAACTGAATTGATCCAGCCTGCAActactttaaataataatattaaaaacaataatatttaTTTGCGGAGCACTATACTAAATCTAATTTActaagtgctttacagaaagaataaaacataaacGGATGCAAAATTTAAAGAGGCAGAAGATTTCTTTACCTCTTGGATCGCATGTTCCCAAGTACCTGCACAATCTGATCACTGTCAAGCAACAGGTCAACCGCCTAAGaagcagagaaaaggagaaggatgtgcacacacagccacaacacattaaaaaaaggGAACGTGAATAAGTCAGATGATTCTGGTTTACCTTTGCAAATGCTCCTGTAGGATCAGCCAGCATTCGAACCTGCAAAAGAAAGAGGCAGTAAGCTCAATACTCTCGAATGATTAGTGAAATGTGATTGTGGAAATTCTCTTGGAGCCCAAAAGAGTCCAGGCTTCCTCAAGTGTTTGATGAAAACAACCGTCTCTTTTCAACCTGTTGATCTGGTTTTTGCTGTGTCACCGCAGTCTCTCAACTGTTAAGCAAGGCTACTTAGAGACTCTATGTCGCACAGAAACCAACATCCTGAGTTAATCTACTGATTATTCTCCTTTGTTGGCAGTGAAGTACTGGGCAGGGTCGCCATGGCTATGTAGGCAGCGACAAAGACAacaagagcagaggagaaactgTGGCTCCTCTATTGCAGGCTGGGGTGTGCCAGATTTTCATATCAGAACGAATCACTAAGGGAGTtcaatagatagataggatAGGCAGATTAGATAGATAGGATGATAGGCAGATTAATAATACAATCAAAAACGGGGGTCCATGGACCCCTAAACCCCTTTTTTCTATGTGCCTACCACTAaggctggagacacactacAGGATTATATAATTTCCACCAGATTTGTCTATCCTGACAATCAGGGAGGAAATCCCGATTGGAGGCTTGGGCAAAACTGATGGCCAGACAAAATTATCTGGCAGTGTGAAGGGTTTACAGATTCAGTCTTATCCACACCCACTGACTTGCAGATTGATCTGAGCTGCCCTGATAAAtctcaaacatgtttgaaatgtaTAACCCAACATCTGCAGGGCCGTGAACAAATGTCCTGTAGTCTTTGGGGATCACAGATTCATTCTAAGAGCGGAGACGGCCAACAGCCAATAAGAGTAGAGTTTACATTGAAGTGAGGTGGAAGTGTTATATTAAAGGTGTGGCATCAGTGACATTTCAGgagtcagcaggataatctcagtTCTATTATATCGCCCGTTTGTCAAAGGATATATTGATGCTTACAAATTCTCAGACGGGGCTACCCTGCAGCACTTGAACATCTAagatgtgtgttaagtgtgtttTATCCTAAGAATCTGAATTATGTGTGTGCCCTATGGCCACTGGCCATTTGTTTAGGCAAACTCATAATCTGACTTTGCACAAGTGATGCTGATAGTCACAGAAACAACTCATCATATGTAAACTACATTCGATACCTTGCCATCTGCTCCATGCTCCTTTCCCCAGGCAGCCATGACAAATGCATCATTGACAGAAATGCAGGCAACCTCCTGCATACCTTTACTCCTCAAGATCTCAGCCTGCTGCACAAAACCTGGGAGATGAGTCTGAAAACACAAATGTGGGGTCAAAAGGTGCATAGAGTCATGTGCACATGACATGGCGAGCAGAGAGATTGAACTGATTCATTAATTAAAGTTAGTGTGGACCTACCTTGGAGCAGCCAGGGGTAAAAGCCCCTGGTACAGCAAAGAGGActccttttttccccttgaaCAGCTCATCCATAGCCACCTTATTCCCTGGCTCCCCCTCCTGGACCTCCACCGCTGGGAGACTTTCACCAACCTGATGTGCATTGGAATGAGAACAATATAGAGCTataatagaaaatacaaaaacaaaaaagtgtccACAGGGAATCACAGCGATGCATGAtttctgtctgtccctgctGATCTATGAAAGCAGCAAACCTTCTCATTGTTTAATTCTTACATGGAAGGTGTCAGGATACTCACAGGGCATCTGTCTACATATAGGCTGGCCGGTGcaaatattattttcaaaagATAATGTTTTCTGCTTTGGGCTACCTTTAAGGCTTGCTGTTAACAGTTAAAAGCCAAATGCTGGCTAATTCTGCATGTGCACAACAGCAACCCCACCAAGCAATATGTGATTGTGGACACAACAGAATAACAGAGGCTTGAGAGAAGgtttaaaatatacaaaacaaacattttataattttacatttacccAATTTCCTCTTAGGTATCATTCAACTTTAATCAAAACGAAT
Proteins encoded:
- the prdx5 gene encoding peroxiredoxin-5, mitochondrial — encoded protein: MLSITATLKNTRVIQCVRLLHTTPVANMPITVGESLPAVEVQEGEPGNKVAMDELFKGKKGVLFAVPGAFTPGCSKTHLPGFVQQAEILRSKGMQEVACISVNDAFVMAAWGKEHGADGKVRMLADPTGAFAKAVDLLLDSDQIVQVLGNMRSKRYSMLVEDGVVKKINVEPDGTGLTCSLASNILSEL